The proteins below are encoded in one region of Carcharodon carcharias isolate sCarCar2 chromosome 2, sCarCar2.pri, whole genome shotgun sequence:
- the sptssb gene encoding serine palmitoyltransferase small subunit B isoform X1, which translates to MTKEGYLRSAQRVRDMDVKGVKETLSWLYYQYLLVTCSYVLEPWEQTVFNSVLFIIMAMVLYTAYVFIPIHVRLALEFFSGLAAGQPESTVAIMT; encoded by the coding sequence GTTATCTTCGctctgcacagagagtgagagatatggaCGTGAAAGGTGTGAAGGAAACTCTATCCTGGCTTTATTACCAATACCTGCTTGTTACATGCAGTTATGTGCTGGAGCCCTGGGAACAAACCGTTTTCAATTCTGTTTTGTTCATCATCATGGCTATGGTTCTATATACAGCCTATGTCTTCATTCCAATTCACGTTCGTCTGGCACTGGAGTTCTTTTCTGGCCTAGCAGCAGGCCAACCTGAAAGCACAGTTGCCATCATGACTTAA
- the sptssb gene encoding serine palmitoyltransferase small subunit B isoform X2, with protein MDVKGVKETLSWLYYQYLLVTCSYVLEPWEQTVFNSVLFIIMAMVLYTAYVFIPIHVRLALEFFSGLAAGQPESTVAIMT; from the coding sequence atggaCGTGAAAGGTGTGAAGGAAACTCTATCCTGGCTTTATTACCAATACCTGCTTGTTACATGCAGTTATGTGCTGGAGCCCTGGGAACAAACCGTTTTCAATTCTGTTTTGTTCATCATCATGGCTATGGTTCTATATACAGCCTATGTCTTCATTCCAATTCACGTTCGTCTGGCACTGGAGTTCTTTTCTGGCCTAGCAGCAGGCCAACCTGAAAGCACAGTTGCCATCATGACTTAA